Proteins co-encoded in one Xiphophorus couchianus chromosome 16, X_couchianus-1.0, whole genome shotgun sequence genomic window:
- the LOC114160369 gene encoding piggyBac transposable element-derived protein 4-like, translating into MGKRTQKLMNAEEALELLMQNSKPWDSEGEDIDEEVIDKEDLDAQPDSDSELSSDEETLPLPKKRARSGSEPTETTKDGTVWRQEQVGTHLHFTPIEPYAKDGEPSAKASRSIRSRLQSFLCFITLEMLRTIQQWTTQHASQEQQDWFMDLSELMAFISVIILRGLTKVPSICDSWLANLGNPMIISAMARNRFQNIMRHLRFDDMFTRRERAETNRFAAISDLWESFAANCISSYSPGRHITVDEQLFPTKTRCCFLQYIATKPDKFGIKFWVACDLKSKYICNVFPYLGKDPSRPSGERLSETVVMRLMEPFMDKGRTVTTDNFFTSLSLVQRLRSRKTTILGTVNKCRREIPQSTKRKDRTEFTTQVFSTSDATLTVYVPKRKKVVYILSSMHSVVETEDTTRRKPNTIKQYNKAKCGVDVMDKMVREYSVRAGTQRWPVAVFYNMIDMAALNAHVLYQACTGVQERRVAFLVELAKELANSHVSEKKACKEQLLCQQPATPSPGKRAKCQINRRCIKNSTNRRCVDCFKYACGKCSKPMNWQCQMCADSADSAQSEG; encoded by the exons ATGGGGAAGAGGACACAGAAGCTGATGAATGCTGAAGAGGCTTTGGAATTACTTATGCAGAATTCCAAGCCTTGGGATTCAGAAGGAGAAGATATAGATGAAGAAGTCATAGACAAAGAAGACCTAGACGCTCAACCGGATTCGGACTCTGAGCTCTCTTCAG atgAGGAGACTCTCCCGCTACCAAAAAAGAGAGCTCGTTCGGGGAGTGAGCCGACAGAGACCACGAAGGATGGTACAGTGTGGCGGCAGGAACAAGTGGGGACACATCTCCATTTCACTCCAATTGAGCCGTACGCCAAAGATGGAGAGCCAAGCGCTAAGGCCAGTCGAAGCATCCGGAGTCGCCTTCAGagcttcctctgttttattactCTGGAGATGCTTCGTACCATTCAACAGTGGACCACCCAACATGCAAGTCAGGAGCAGCAGGATTGGTTCATGGATCTCTcggaactaatggcatttatttcagtcattatctTGCGGGGgctgaccaaggttccatcaataTGTGACAGCTGGTTAGCAAACCTGGGAAACCCAATGATCATTTCAGCTATGGCCCGAAACCGCTTCCAAAACATCATGCGACACCTACGCTTTGATGACATGTTTACACGCCGAGAGCGAGCGGAGACCAACAGATTCGCTGCAATCTCTGATCTTTGGGAATCGTTTGCCGCTAACTGCATCTCATCCTACAGCCCTGGTCGACACATCACTGTTGATGAACAGCTTTTCCCCACAAAAACCCGCTGCTGTTTCCTTCAATACATAGCAACAAAACCGGACAAGTTTGGCATCAAGTTTTGGGTGGCTTGTGACTTGAAATCAAAGTACATCTGCAATGTCTTCCCATATCTTGGCAAGGACCCCAGTCGTCCCAGCGGGGAGAGACTGTCCGAGACTGTAGTGATGAGGCTGATGGAACCGTTCATGGACAAGGGCAGAACTGTAACCACGGACAATTTCTTCACATCACTGTCACTTGTGCAACGACTGCGTAGCCGGAAAACCACCATCCTCGGCACAGTCAACAAGTGTCGCAGGGAAATTCCACAATCCACTAAACGGAAGGATCGCACTGAATTCaccactcaggtgttttcaacCTCTGATGCCACGCTGACTGTGTATGTGCCCAAAAGGAAGAAGGTCGTTTACATTCTCAGCAGCATGCACAGCGTGGTTGAGACTGAGGATACCACCAGAAGAAAGCCAAACACCATCAAACAATATAACAAAGCAAAGTGCGGTGTGGATGTGATGGACAAAATGGTGCGGGAGTACAGCGTGCGTGCAGGAACACAGAGGTGGCCAGTTGCCGTGTTCtacaacatgattgacatggcagcactgaatgcgcATGTGCTGTATCAGGCATGCactggggtgcaggagagacgggtggccTTCCTGGTGGAGCTCGCAAAAGAGTTGGCTAACTcacatgtgagtgagaagaaggcgtGCAAGGAGCAACTGCTTTGCCAACAACCTGccacacccagcccaggcaaaagggcgaagtgccAAATCAACCGtcgatgcattaaaaatagtacaaatagGAGATGCGTTGACTGCTTCAAATACGCATGTGGCAAATGCAGCAAGCCCATGAACTGGCAGTGCCAGATGTGTGCCGACAGTGCAGACAGTGCACAGAGTGAGGGCTGA